In the genome of Paenibacillus pabuli, the window AGCACACCCTGCCTTATGTGGATCGCTATGTGAATCCAGGTTCAGGCTTATATGAATTCAAGACCAAAACGGAGTTAAATCCCTATACCCTGAAACTGCCGTATTTTACGGGCGATCTGGGTAATGCGCCGATCTACGCGTTTTGGGTGGAGAAGGAGTATAACAATGTCGATCTGGTATATTTCCAGTTCAGTCCTTATGATCTTGGGAAAACGGTGTTTGGCACGGAAGTGGGAGATCATGTCGGAGATTGGGAGCGGGTCACGGTCAGATTGGCCAAGTTCACTGATCAGAACAGTAACTATGTGAAGCCGGTTCAAGTTTACTATGGCGCGCATTCTTTCGGTACAACCTACTCTTGGGGTGAAGTGGACAAAGTAAACAATACACATCCTGTCGCTTATTCCGCGTTTGGTTCCCATGGGATGTGGAAAGATCCTGGCAATCATGTCTATCAGGAACTCGTCGTGACCCAGTTGATTGATGTGACGAATCAGGGAACGGCATGGGATACCTGGAACAATATCCAGGCTTTTCAGTACTATCCGAATACTCGAACAGGCAATGGTCTGGGAAATGCTTGGCCATCATGGCTGGACAGGGATTACAGTAATCCGAACAGCTTATCTGTCTATAAATTCGGAAATCCGTCCCAAGGCTCCTACTTTGGTCAGCCTCTACTTGCAGGAGGACCAACAGGACCGCAGGAAAAAGGCGCATTAACGAATGATGTTATTTTAGATTAGGCGATGATTAACGAGGGGACTCGCTTTCACATGAGGCGGGTCTCCCATGCTTATTGTTCAAGTAAACAGTATTAACTGTGAATCTAACAACGGAGGCTCAGACAACGATGACTAGCCGTAAAAAAGTACATGTTGTTTTTAAAACTCACCTGGATATTGGATTTACGCACTTGGCAGAAAACGTCGTAAAGCAGTACATGGAAGAGTATGTGCCCAAAGCAATCGCTCTGTCCGCGCAGTTGGAAGCAGAGGGAGGACGCGAGCAATTCATATGGACCACAGGTTCCTGGTTGATCCTTCATTATCTGAATCATGCGTCCGAAGAGGGCAAACAGGCTATGGAACAGGCGATTCGCAAAGGTCATATCGTATGGCATGGATTACCGTTCACAACGCATACCGAGCTGATGGACTCCTCATTATTTCGCTACGGATTGTCCATCGGACTGGACCTAGATAAACAATTTGGCAAAACGACCATTGCAGCAAAAATGACGGATGTACCCGGGCATACCCTGTCCATGGTGCCTTTGATGAGTGAAGCGGGTCTCCGGTATATGCATCTTGGGGTTAATCCAGCTTCCATGCGCCCGAATGTGCCTAAACTGTTCAGATGGCAGGCAGCGGATGGCAGTGAGATCATTGTGAATTATGCGGACACCTACGGAGAGGCAGTCGAAATTGAAGGTATCGATGATATCTTGTTGTTTGCCCATACAGGCGACAATTGCGGACCGCCAAGCGCAGAAGAGATTCGTGAACAATTCCAGCATATCCAGGAAAGATATCCCGATGCAGAGATTATGGCTTCGTCTCTTGATGCATTTGCAGTGCACCTTGATCAGGTTCGGGACCAATTACCTGTTGTACGAGAAGAGCTCGGGGATACTTGGATTCACGGAGGCGGTACTGACCCGCTTAAAATAGCCCGATTCCGCCAGTTGCAGCGGTTAAGAGACAAGTGGCTGACCGAAGGCCGGATCGATCCGGCAAGCGCTGAATATAAAGGCATGAGTGATGCCATGCTGCTGGTTGTGGAGCATACGTGGGGACTTGATGTGAAGAAATGGCTTCCGGATTTCCGGAATTATGCCAAACCTGACTTCAACCGGGCGCGGGAAATGAACGACGTCGATGTGGAGGATATTCCTGCCAAATTTCAATATATCGGTGCCTTCGCCATGGATGAGTTCGACAGTCATTCCAGCGGACTATTCTCTTCGGAGACGAGCCGTCGTACCTATTCGATGATAGAGAGCTCTTGGGCGGAACAGCGGGGATATTTGGACACGGCTGTGTCGTGCCTGAGTGAAGACAAGCAGAAAGAAGCGCGTCAAGCTTTTGAACAACTAAATCCAGTTAAAAGTGTATCTTCCGGTACTGTATCTGCGTCAAGTCATCAAGTTTATAGCAGTGGCGGATACCAGTTGGCTTTCAATAACAATGGTGCACTGATTCAGCTGACGGATGAGAATAAAAAGAATTGGGTGGACGCGAAGCATCCATTCGGAGTCTATGTCTACGAAACCTTCGGGACGGAGGATTACGACAGGTATTTCCGTACTTATATGCAGAACCTGCCTGTGACACATCCTTGGGCAGATGCCGATTTCAGCAAACCTGGCTTTGAATTTGTGCGCCCACTGCCAAGCCATCAGGTGTACTTGCCAATCGTGACCGATATGCACAAGTCAGGCAATGCTAATGGCGATACGTATTGGTTCCGGTTGTCCATGCCAGCAGAAAGTTATGAATTGTACGGAGCACCCAAGGAACTCGAACTGATATATACGTTTTCACAGGAAGGAGTGGTAGAGGCTAGCTTGCAATGGTTTGGAAAAGAAGCGAATCGTCTTCCAGAGGCCAGTTGGTTTGGATGCGGACTTAAGGTGGATAACCCCAATCTGTGGATGATGGATAAGCTTGGAGGACGAATCTCTCCGTTGAATGTTGTAAAAGACGGCAACCGAAATCTGCATGCTGTTGACAAGGGAGTATTCTATGAGGGCACAGATGGCCAGGCCTCTATTGAAGCATTGGATTCCGCTTTGGTCGCACCTGGACAGAGAAGACTGCTGCAATTCGACAACTCGTTTGTTTCGCTTGAATCCGGATGGCAGTTTAATCTGCATAACAATATTTGGGGTACCAATTTCCCAATGTGGTACGGCGAGGATGCCAAATTCCGCTTTCGACTAAATACAGCTGCAAACCGCAAATAAGAGAAGTTGATGTAGAATTTTACCAAAAATTGATGATCGGATAATAATCCTAGTACAATTGGAACCTATACTTGGATTTGTGAGTGAGGATGCTGTTTGAGCAGATCTGAACTGTTCGGAACTGTTTCTGAAATGAATTTGAAAAACAGAATTTTTTTGTAAAATCCCTATTGCTTGAACGTAGGCATCCATGTATTATATACAAATAAAGCGTTTACATTTTCTTAAATGTCAATTAAACCGGTTTAATTCTGTGAGATGTTTTCCCGATAGAGAACCTCTGTTGCATAAAAATTAAACCGGTTTAATTGTATCTACATATGTACATAAGGGGTTTATTTCGTTAGGGAGGTGAGCGCCAACCAGAGCATATTTAGGCAAGTTAATGGCAAATCCAAACGTGGAGGGGTTTAGCTTGAAAAGGAAAAGCAACTTGTTAATTGTTCTTGTCCTAATCACGACAATACTGGGGGGATGCTCTGCATCTTCGTCTAACAACGAAAATGAGGAATCAACAGTGAAAGAACCTGTTGTTACGGACAACAGTGCCAAAGAAGCCCCGATGCTGGCAAAGCTTGTCGATGAAGGTAAATTGCCTGCCCTGGCTGAGCGCCTGCCGGCTTCCAAAGACATTATGGTTGAAGAGGTCGTCGAGGAAATCGGGCAATATGGTGGGGATTGGAACATGCCTTGGACTGGTGTTCCTGATAAGTGGGGGATAGGCCAACCGACAGAGGAAGCGCTGTTCCGTTTCAATAAGGAAGGAAACAAGGTTGAGTCAAACGTAGCCAAGAGCTATGAAGTGAATGATGATTCCACCGTGTTCACCATCCATTTGCGAGAAGGCATGAAATGGTCCGACGGTGTTCCTTTTACAGCGGATGATGTTCTCTTTTATTGGGAGCATATGTTGACCAAAGAGACCTTTGGCAAAAAGATCTATGATGCTTATTACTCCGTTGACCCTGTTACCGGGGATAGAGCGCTAGCTGAAGTGAAGAAGGTGGATGACTACACGTTTACCGTAACTCACAAATATCCAAGTGTGCTCTTCCTGGAACGTGTGGCCATCGATAACAAGTGGTTCTTCGCTCCTGCACACTTTCACAAAACCATCCTTCCTGAGTTCGTAGGGGATGCCAAAACATTGGAGATTACGAAGCAATGGGGTTATGAGGATCCCAAAGTATTCTTGATGGAAACCGGGTATACGGACTGGCTGCATTACCAGATTCCTACACTCCGAGCATGGGTGCCAACCAATGATCCTAATGGCGATCAGTTTGTCATGGAGCGCAACCCATACTACTGGAAAACAGATAAAGAAGGCAAACAGCTTCCGTATATTGACCGGATTGTAGCGACCAAGATTCAAGATCCGAGCCAAAAGGTACTTGGAACGCTTGCCGGTGATTACAACCTGGTGATCTTTGATTCCAAAGACTTCACGGTACTGAAAGAGAATGAGAAAAAAGGTGACTACCGTATCATCCCTTGGACACAACCAGCTTGGTCCAGCGCGGGAGTACAGTTAAACCAGACTACGGAAGATCCGAATCTCCGCAAACTTTTCCAAGACATTAAGTTCAGGGAAGCACTCTCCATTGGGGTGGACCGTAACCAGGTGTCTGAGATTGTCACGAGTGGACTGGGAGAACCGATTCAAGCTTCCGTACCCGAAGGCGTAATGGGCTATCAGGAAGGATGGGCCCAGCAGTGGGCGGAATATGATCCTGAACGCGCAAACCAAATTCTTGACGAATTAGGTTTGAACAAGCGGGATAAAGACAACTTCCGTCTGAACCCTGACGGCTCTGAGTTAACGCTTACCGTAATTGAGAGCACGACCGATACAGCACCATTCCTTGAATTGCTTAAGAAATACTACGAGGATATGGGTCTGCGAACGAACCTGAAAGTGGTTGACGGAGGCACTCATTTTGATATGAAATATGCCAACAAGATTCCGATGACTACCGAGAATATTTCTGTCGTCAACGTAGCCTTCCGACCGGATACAATGGTTCCGCTCCGTGTTATCACACCATGGTTCGGCCACTACGGCTTATACAGCCAATCTGGCGGCAAGGAAGGTGTCAAGCCTGAAGGGGATGTCGCTAAAATCCTTGAGTATTGGGAAAAAGTGAAAGCAAGC includes:
- a CDS encoding Vps62-related protein, coding for MTIKSLLAASFLAVSLFFPLAQPAQAAEDNAVTVYQDGDFGGSSQPFGVGQFNVNQLNVVGNDKISSVKVAPGYRLTLYRDKDFSGDTKTLTGDAGWLDDFNDATSSLKVEKIGGPNKPVIAYSNSPYGGFEQQFDIGSYNVDELKAGVGNDAISALRVAPGYKVTLYKDYNFAGYSKVLTADAIYVGGDINDSVSSLKVEAISPLDATSVAVPGNAYSDTAKREILQTFAPKIWFAQGEVYFPSSVEHTLPYVDRYVNPGSGLYEFKTKTELNPYTLKLPYFTGDLGNAPIYAFWVEKEYNNVDLVYFQFSPYDLGKTVFGTEVGDHVGDWERVTVRLAKFTDQNSNYVKPVQVYYGAHSFGTTYSWGEVDKVNNTHPVAYSAFGSHGMWKDPGNHVYQELVVTQLIDVTNQGTAWDTWNNIQAFQYYPNTRTGNGLGNAWPSWLDRDYSNPNSLSVYKFGNPSQGSYFGQPLLAGGPTGPQEKGALTNDVILD
- a CDS encoding ABC transporter substrate-binding protein, yielding MKRKSNLLIVLVLITTILGGCSASSSNNENEESTVKEPVVTDNSAKEAPMLAKLVDEGKLPALAERLPASKDIMVEEVVEEIGQYGGDWNMPWTGVPDKWGIGQPTEEALFRFNKEGNKVESNVAKSYEVNDDSTVFTIHLREGMKWSDGVPFTADDVLFYWEHMLTKETFGKKIYDAYYSVDPVTGDRALAEVKKVDDYTFTVTHKYPSVLFLERVAIDNKWFFAPAHFHKTILPEFVGDAKTLEITKQWGYEDPKVFLMETGYTDWLHYQIPTLRAWVPTNDPNGDQFVMERNPYYWKTDKEGKQLPYIDRIVATKIQDPSQKVLGTLAGDYNLVIFDSKDFTVLKENEKKGDYRIIPWTQPAWSSAGVQLNQTTEDPNLRKLFQDIKFREALSIGVDRNQVSEIVTSGLGEPIQASVPEGVMGYQEGWAQQWAEYDPERANQILDELGLNKRDKDNFRLNPDGSELTLTVIESTTDTAPFLELLKKYYEDMGLRTNLKVVDGGTHFDMKYANKIPMTTENISVVNVAFRPDTMVPLRVITPWFGHYGLYSQSGGKEGVKPEGDVAKILEYWEKVKASKTLDEINQYSNEIVKLHQKNQWVIGYAGPTPVLITASNKIHNIPTDLIWSDEYRSLGQGHPAQFFIKQ
- a CDS encoding DUF5054 domain-containing protein codes for the protein MTSRKKVHVVFKTHLDIGFTHLAENVVKQYMEEYVPKAIALSAQLEAEGGREQFIWTTGSWLILHYLNHASEEGKQAMEQAIRKGHIVWHGLPFTTHTELMDSSLFRYGLSIGLDLDKQFGKTTIAAKMTDVPGHTLSMVPLMSEAGLRYMHLGVNPASMRPNVPKLFRWQAADGSEIIVNYADTYGEAVEIEGIDDILLFAHTGDNCGPPSAEEIREQFQHIQERYPDAEIMASSLDAFAVHLDQVRDQLPVVREELGDTWIHGGGTDPLKIARFRQLQRLRDKWLTEGRIDPASAEYKGMSDAMLLVVEHTWGLDVKKWLPDFRNYAKPDFNRAREMNDVDVEDIPAKFQYIGAFAMDEFDSHSSGLFSSETSRRTYSMIESSWAEQRGYLDTAVSCLSEDKQKEARQAFEQLNPVKSVSSGTVSASSHQVYSSGGYQLAFNNNGALIQLTDENKKNWVDAKHPFGVYVYETFGTEDYDRYFRTYMQNLPVTHPWADADFSKPGFEFVRPLPSHQVYLPIVTDMHKSGNANGDTYWFRLSMPAESYELYGAPKELELIYTFSQEGVVEASLQWFGKEANRLPEASWFGCGLKVDNPNLWMMDKLGGRISPLNVVKDGNRNLHAVDKGVFYEGTDGQASIEALDSALVAPGQRRLLQFDNSFVSLESGWQFNLHNNIWGTNFPMWYGEDAKFRFRLNTAANRK